DNA from Heterodontus francisci isolate sHetFra1 chromosome 32, sHetFra1.hap1, whole genome shotgun sequence:
TTGGTGTAGACCCAGCAGcagtcactgctcccagtggcactgctgggactgaagaattgccagccctctgattggctggctgttCTTGGAGGGGGCaatctcctgcctcagaggggcagaagccctgACTGCAGCTAATTGAGGGTCTGAGCCATGAAAATAGCAATgcggcttccaggcctggcagagacGGACTCATCCCTGGCTTTCCAACTGCTGGGCAGGGCCACCACCTCCATGTAAAATTCTAGCATCTGAGTCTACTCTGTCAAAATTTTAAAGaactctattaggtcaccctcaACCTTCtcctcaagagaaaagagacccagtctgttcatccaTACTTGATAGGttattttatttttctttcatgggatgtgggcatcgctggcaaggacagcatttattgaccttgagatggtggtggtgagccgccttcttgaaccactgcagtttgtgtggtgcaagtgcaccaacagtgctgaaaggaagggagttccaggatgttgactcaGGAACAGCAATGGCGTGTGGCTTGGGAGaggaacttgctggtggtagtgttcccatgtatctgcccttgtccttctaggtgatagaggtcgcgggtttggaaggtgctgtcgaaggagccttggtgagttgctgcagtgcctcttgtaaatggtacacactgctgccgctgtgcatcagtggtggagggagtgtcaatcaaatgggctgctttgccctggatgatgttgatcttcttgagttttgttggagctgcacccatccaggtaagcggaaagtatcccatcacactgtgctttgtagatggcggagaggctttggggagtcaggaggtgagttactcaccgcagaattctcagcctctgatttgctcttgtagccacagtatttatatggctgatccagttcagtttatgtTCAATTgtgacccccagtatgttgatagtggaggattcggtgatggtaatgcggcacagtggcgcaatggttagcaccgcagcctcacagctccagcgacctgggttcagttctgggtactgcctgtgtggagtttgcaagttctctctgtgaccatgtgggtttctgctgggtgttctggtttcctcccacagccaaagacttgcaggttgataggtaaattggccattgtaaattgcccctagtgtaggtaggtggtaggagaatggtggggatgtggcaggaaatatgggattaatgtaggattagtataaatgggtggttgttggtcagcacagacgtggtgggctgaagggcatgtttcagtgctgtatctctctatgactctatgaatgttggattctctcttgtttgagatagtcattgcctggcacttgtgtggcgcaaatgtaacttaacactaatcatcccaagcctgaatgttgtccagatcttgttgcatatggacatggactgcttcggtatttaagtagttgtgaatggtgctgaacattgtgcgaacaTCAACGAATATCCCCCCTTCAGACCTATTgatcgagggaaggtcattgatgaagcagctgaagatggttgggcctaggacactaccttgaggaactcctgcagtaatgtcctggaactgagatgattaacaccacaaccatcttcctttgtgataggtatgactccagccagtggagagttttcccccaattcccattaagtccagtttttctagggttccttgatgccatactcagtcaaatgctgctttgatgtcaagggcattcactttcacctcacctcttgagttcagctcttttgtccatgtttgaaccaaggctataatgaggtcaggagctggggggccctggcggaacccaagcctagcggccctggcggaacccaagctgagcatcaatgagcaggttattgctaagtgccacttgataatacTGTTGATGATATTTTCCATCACATTActtatgatcgagagtagactgatggggtggtaattgacccggttggatttgtcctgcttttcgtgtacaagacatacctgggcaattttccacattgttgggtagatgccagtgttatagttgcactggaacagcttggctagggcatggaaagttctggagcacaggtcttctgtgctattgccagaatgttgtcagggcccatacatagctttcgcagtatccagtgccttcagcagtttcttgatattgCTCAATGCAAAATGGGGGAATGCTCATTTTTTTCCTGTATTGCACAACCTGCTAAGAAAATTATGGAATGTGAAGCTTTGAAACCTGTAATATCATAGTAAGTTATTTAGTTAATAGGTCCTTAATTACAATTCTCCGATTTTTCTTAAAGCTATGTATTTGATCAGATTCAACTGCAGGTAGTTTTTCAATATTATGTTGTTTAAAACTTGAAATTCCTACCTGACTCTATCTTAAGGAAAGACAATAAAAGGACACGTTTTAGTCAAATCTCGTATAGTATAGTAATAGTATAGTCATACCCTTGCACTGTATTGTATAGACAAAAGTGAAAAATTGCAACTGAATTTATTTGTTAGAAATATAGCATGATGTCCACAATTTCTATTAAAAATGTGTAAACCTCATTCATTTTCTTTTAGCGGAATGGTGACAGAAACCAACACCTTCATGATCATGGCACTGAACTTAACAACCAACATTTCCGAGAAGGGGACCTGCAACTTGACAGCCAGTCAGTTGGAAAAGGTGGTTCTTCCAGTCTTGTACGCCATCATTATTTGTGTCGGCCTGCCAGCCAACTTCATGGCTCTATGGATGTTTCTGCAGCAAAACAGAAAGCATGGTATCCTCATCTACCTGATGAACCTcgccatggctgacctgatcagttGCCTGACCCTTCCCTTCAGAGCATCATTGCTTCTCATGGGAGATTCCTGGAAGGAGCGTTCACCGACATGTACCATTGTAATGATCATCATTAACTTCAGTTTCTACTACACTGTGAGCTGCAGTACCATTTTCCTTGCATTTATCAGCATCAGCCGTTATGCCATGATTGTAAAGCCTAACAACAGGCGGCTAAATAAGTTCTATGATACGTGTTTTGCACAGCTTGCCTGTACCGTCACCTGGTTAATAACTACAATCCCCATTCTTGCACTGAATTTAaactacttcttcaaagaagtgaaCTTGATCGATGAAGGGGGTTCAATGTGTTACAACATTCATTTGCAATACGGCAAAAGAGTGTCTGCCAGCGCATTTGTTACAGTCGCTATAATATTTTTGATTATTTTAGCCATGTTTGCATTTTCTTATGCATCGATAGCACTGCACCTGTGCACTGTGAGAAGGAAAGGCATAAGTCAACGTAATCGAGTGATCCATTTTCGAGCACAGATGATCATCATCGCTGCCATGACCGGATTCATCGTCTGCCATTTGCCTTATCACATTTATCAGATTGCCGCTGGGATGCAGAGATTGAACAATGATAAGTGTCAGTGGCTCCTGGAAAGTCATCACGTGAAACTGATAACACTGTGGTTTGTTTCATTGAGCAGCTGCCTGAATCCTATTCTGTATTTTCTACTCTCAAAGTCCTTCGTGGAGAACAGATTAAAGAGGTAGATTGATGTTTGATATCATCTAAGTACAGGCCCACAGGAAACAAAATAAAACCTTCACTTCATTGGTGGCAAGGCTCGCAGGCCTTTGTACCAATTTGCTGATGTATTTACTATTTTTACAAGTAGTAAAGAATCATTGTTGGAAAGTACTTCACCAAACTCCAGAAGTGTCCTTAGTGATTTGGTCATTAAGTTAAATGATTTATATTTCAGCAAAAACTAAGAAAATGTACCAACCAGTAAGCAAGCTACCTGATGTCAAAAAAGGGATAAAATTGCCTCCCTGAGAAAAAAACACACCTGCTGTTAGGTCTATGCACAAAGACTTTGCAGTAACAGACTCTCCTACAAAAGACCACCAGCTCCTCCAAAATCAGTGTAAAATTAACCCCCCAAAACAGGGtaaacaggggggggggggggggggggggagagagaatcagTATGCAACATTAAGTAAATGGCCAAGTGAGAAATGAGGCAGAATTATAAAAATATTACTGAGGGACTACACTCCCTTGTTATTTCAGCAGAAATATTAGGGACCATTAAGCTGGAATAGTCATTTCTTTTTGCCAATTTTCAGTGATGTGCGTTGAATGTTGTTGAGCTGTAAGTGCTTGCTTACAAGCAAAAAGGTGATCACACAATTACATCACATCCAGTTTAACCCACAGAAGCGACATAAATTTACCCAAGTGTTTGGAAGCAAAGAGATAATTACTTCCAGACTGCTGGGACGGAATAGTGCTTCAGGGCGTCAATATTGCCAAAGGACAAGAAAAACTGTATAGTCAAAAACTGTTAGTGCCAGACGTAGCATCCAAGAGGTAGGAAGGTGAAGTCATAGAGTCActtatggtgcagaaggccatttggcccatcaagtccatgccagctctccatggagctatccagttagtcccactcccctgctaaaTCCCCGTAGActggcaagtttatttccttcaagtggccatccaatttccatgCTATCTTGCACCATTGCCTTTACCACTTTCACCAGGTCCAATACCATTCAAGTCTGCTCGACCTGCAATTAATTATCATTTTCTAAACAGATTAATTTAAAAAGTCTACTGAGATCCATGCCTTAATCTTTGGAGTATCGTCCTTTATATAGATAATGACCATGTGCTTAAAAAGCTTCTCAGAAGTtgcctcaatttcaaaatttggcaGTAAAATTGGGTTTCAGGATGCATAGGCATGTTGGCATTGTGCAGATTGAGCCACACTACATCAGGCAACATGTGTGACAAAGCCACTAATGCAATGTATATGCATCTCTGCATCAACTAAGACCAGGGAGAATTCTTCTTGGAGCAGGTGAGAATCAGAAGAAATTAGTTTTATGTATTCACCAATCTGGAAAAAGCCAAAGAATTTATTAGCTgagagcaatttaaaaaaaatggtTTTAAAGGTTTAATGACAGAAAAGTAGAACACAGAGGAGGAGAAATATGTTTTCATAGTGCAACTAGCACACACTTACATCGATTTCTCAGGGGCAGACAGCGCCATGATATCAATGAAGAAACTAGAAGCTgtgttgtgaacaaatttctcccctgGAAACTGTTGCCGACCCCATTTCGAGTGAAATAGTCAGCTGATTTTCCTCAACCAGCTCAGTAATTTATCCAGTTCTCCAAATATTCATTGGATGGAAAGCTACAAATAACCATTATTAGTTGTGCCTATTTACCATTATGTCTGCTTGTATCTTTCATTGAAAGATAAAACAAGTGCTCTGAAAGGCTAATGTTATAACACATCCAAAAGGCAAAGAAATTAAGGGGGCAATTTTCAAGCACTAAAGAACCtctgaggtggccaagatgggtTATTGAGCGGAAACGCTAGTTTAGCCCACATTCAGTGCGAGGCGCTATCTTGGTGAAGGTACTGAAGGTTGTTCTAGGAATGCGCACTTGGAGGATTGTTAAGAGGCTGATTGCCACTTGAATGGCTTGCTGGTGTTCAGTAAAGAGGCTTCACAGCATTTTGGTGGATAGTGTTTGACCTAACCCCCTCTCCTAACAGCAACGAGCTGAACAGGAGTAAACAAATCATTGCAAAGGATTTTGAGCACTAATTAAAGTATATCACCTTTTATTGTTTACTTGCTGCCGGAGGTTTGAAACTTCCTGTGATAATTTGTCAAGACTTCAacactctatcaacatttattccACAAGCTCTTTGAgaacttcacctaaaaagagtgtTAGTCCactttataggagtcaccaggagaaagggagtgcatcTTGCTAGGAGTTCCCCTTgatctgcaggaggaatgggagaaAGACATGAGACTAGggacagcagcaccagctgctacaGGAGAGAGCAACAGGAGGAAGAGCAGAAGGGCCGGTATCCTGTAGTTATAGGACATCCCTCCCCCTCTGGACCtcttccaccaggacctccagtgctgcatccgaGGATCTGTGAGGCCTCTCACTTGATCCCTGAGCCATCCTTAAACCTGCTGCATGTGTCAGCTAGagtactccacaccttcagtggaagtgcgtGAAGCCCACATATACTGTTCCACGAAAAATGTTCTAATCAGctcttgagtgctaaacctgcaagtTTCTGGTTTAACACcatcaggcaagttcaaattatgggaaTCAGCAAATAAGACCAAAATTGGATGCTAAAATTGGACTTTCCAAAGgcgttaatacaaaagcaaaatactgcggatgctggaattctgaaatacaaacagaaaatgttgaaaacactaagcaggtcatgcagcatctatggagagagaaacagagttaatgcttcaggaacTTGCTTCcagttccaattctgatgaaaggtcattaacctgaaacattgggctgaattttagttcCAGATTTCCGAACTTGATGCCGGGCTGAATTCCAGGTCAGGAACTAGGATGTGGCTGGGGCAGGAACTCagaggagatttttgaggaggCGGCTAATTAACAAGCCGCTTTCtggagccctgtccaattaaggatggcgagaGGGCTCTGCAGCTGGGAGGGTTCagccggcagccccactgggagagacgGGTGCTGCTGAtgtaggtgggagagtgaaagggcaTCTCTGGAGACTTGTAAATGTTTCAAAATATaccatggccacagctgccagaccatcaTTGTGAAGGGGGAACACCTCCACAGGACGGCCTGTGGCCACGGCTGTGGCCCTTACAGCCTAGCATAGATCACTGCTTTGCAGGATGTGCCTCTTGCACCTCCTGGCCTGCTGCTGGAAGGCTGCCACCATGCCATCTATAGGCTCCAACCacattgtgggggagggggggggcgctgCTGTCTGCCATCTGGAAAAATGGCACAATTGGCGCTTTAGTTGgtctaattggctacccgccactggctggggggggggggtgggggtggggtgcagctGTCACCcatttagctagaaatataaagacagatagtaagagtttctatagatagttaaaaaagaaaagagttaacaaagtgagtgttggtcctatagtaagtgagtctggggaattaataatggatgtaaaggagatggcagatgaattgaaaaggTATTAAGCATCAGTCTTCAct
Protein-coding regions in this window:
- the LOC137347727 gene encoding probable G-protein coupled receptor 82 isoform X1, whose protein sequence is MQQIGQDSILCWTFEYSCVTNYRRRGMVTETNTFMIMALNLTTNISEKGTCNLTASQLEKVVLPVLYAIIICVGLPANFMALWMFLQQNRKHGILIYLMNLAMADLISCLTLPFRASLLLMGDSWKERSPTCTIVMIIINFSFYYTVSCSTIFLAFISISRYAMIVKPNNRRLNKFYDTCFAQLACTVTWLITTIPILALNLNYFFKEVNLIDEGGSMCYNIHLQYGKRVSASAFVTVAIIFLIILAMFAFSYASIALHLCTVRRKGISQRNRVIHFRAQMIIIAAMTGFIVCHLPYHIYQIAAGMQRLNNDKCQWLLESHHVKLITLWFVSLSSCLNPILYFLLSKSFVENRLKR
- the LOC137347727 gene encoding probable G-protein coupled receptor 82 isoform X2, with translation MVTETNTFMIMALNLTTNISEKGTCNLTASQLEKVVLPVLYAIIICVGLPANFMALWMFLQQNRKHGILIYLMNLAMADLISCLTLPFRASLLLMGDSWKERSPTCTIVMIIINFSFYYTVSCSTIFLAFISISRYAMIVKPNNRRLNKFYDTCFAQLACTVTWLITTIPILALNLNYFFKEVNLIDEGGSMCYNIHLQYGKRVSASAFVTVAIIFLIILAMFAFSYASIALHLCTVRRKGISQRNRVIHFRAQMIIIAAMTGFIVCHLPYHIYQIAAGMQRLNNDKCQWLLESHHVKLITLWFVSLSSCLNPILYFLLSKSFVENRLKR